The following nucleotide sequence is from Leptolyngbya sp. SIO1E4.
CGTTGGTGATACAGGGGACTTTTGCGTCAGTCCTAGCCAATTGATGACGCGCCCGAGTTTTGAACAGTCTGTTTGACCCATTTTGATAAGGTAATTTGCAATGACAACGACTGCAGTACAAGACTTTTTGACGAAAGTCGGCGAAGACCAGGCGCTCCAGGGCGAAATGGCCAAGGCCCTGGATACCGACAATGACCGCGAAGCCGTAACGGCCCTAGCGAAGGCAAACGGGTACGAATTTACCACCGAGGAACTCTGGCAAGAAATTCAGGCCCGGCAAGCTGAATTAGAGCG
It contains:
- a CDS encoding Nif11-like leader peptide family RiPP precursor; this translates as MTTTAVQDFLTKVGEDQALQGEMAKALDTDNDREAVTALAKANGYEFTTEELWQEIQARQAELERRQAARELTEEELEAVAGGARSDAFLFFTLTMMGGGSAAAVVSIKQAKW